A single region of the Lycium barbarum isolate Lr01 chromosome 2, ASM1917538v2, whole genome shotgun sequence genome encodes:
- the LOC132628780 gene encoding uncharacterized mitochondrial protein AtMg00860-like produces MAPAELRELKEQIQDLLDKGIVRPIFIDDILIYSRSQLEHEGHLRAVLEKLQEHKFYAKFSKCEFWLDTVAFLGHVVSKDGILVDPKKIDAVQQWPRPITPTKIRSFLGLSGYYRRFVAGFSVIAAPLTRLTQKNVQFKWTEECELSFRKLKTALTSAPVLTLPTGEGGYSVYCDALRVDLGCVLMQRGKVIAYASRQLKNHEKNYPTYDFELAAVVKAHQFEDRRLLKLKEQVDKDRLRERLLTPMVKYKHQKHGGLAQDLVIP; encoded by the exons atggcacctgccgagttgagggagctgAAGGAACAGATTCAGGATTTGCTTGACAAGGGTATTGTCAGGCCCA tattcattgatgacatatTGATCTACTCCCGGAGCCAGTTGGAGCATGAGGGTCATTTGAGGGCGGTGTTAGAGAAGTTGCAAGAACACAAGTTTTATGCCAAATTCtcgaagtgtgagttctggttagataCAGTGGCGTTTTTAGGTCACGTAGTTTCTAAGGATGGTATTCTAGTCGATCCAAAGAAGATTGATGCAGTGCAGCAGTGGCCTAGACCTATTACTCCTACTAAGATCAGGAGTTTCCTGGGCTTATCCGGTTATTACAGACGCTTCGTGGCAGGATTTTCAGTAATAGCTGCACCGTTGACCAGATTGACGCAGAAGAATGTCCAGTTCAAGTGGACAGAGGAGTGTGAGTTGAGCTTTCGAAAGCTCAAGACAGCTTTGACTTCGGCTCCAGTATTGACTTTGCCTACTGGGGAGGGAGGCTATtcagtgtattgtgatgccttgAGAGTGGATTTAGGTTGTGTTCTGATGCAGAGAggcaaggtgattgcatatgcctcTAGACAGCTTAAGaatcacgagaagaactacccgactTATGATTTCGAGCTAGCAGCAGTG GTCAAAGCTCATCAGTTCGAGGATCGCCGGTTGCTTAAGCTCAAAGAGCAAGTGGACAAGGATAGACTAAGAGAGCGACTATTGACTCcgatg